A genomic segment from Pseudomonas sp. M30-35 encodes:
- a CDS encoding OprD family porin: MIQTPLARAVAIATLGACCALPTVAHAEFFKDSKATIEARNFYFNRDLRDTTSAQQSKREEWAQGFIVKAESGFTEGTVGFGLDAYAGLGLKLDSSADRTGSGLLPGAIGTEAPDDYSEATATAKVRISKTIGKIGGLTPKLPTISANDSRLLPQTFLGGHINSQEIAGLNIDGGVIKEQNQRDSSNFEDLSINGGGKRNFNLGGSEADDFNFAGVSYKWTDNLTTGYNYGELEEIYKQHIVNLVHVLPIGDKQSLKTDLRYARSTDDGNTNVDNNAFGAMFTYALGSSSFGLGYQSMSGDTGYAYINGTDPFLVNYVQIGDFANKDEKSWQARFDYNFAGLGVPGLTFMTRYISGDNIDQLSAATDEDGKEWERNTDIAYVFQDGPLKNLGVKWRNATVRNNFANDMDENRLIVSYTLALQ, translated from the coding sequence ATGATTCAGACTCCCCTTGCCCGTGCTGTGGCTATCGCCACGCTAGGTGCCTGCTGCGCACTGCCGACGGTTGCCCATGCCGAGTTTTTCAAAGACAGCAAAGCAACCATTGAGGCCCGTAATTTTTACTTCAACCGTGACCTGCGTGACACCACATCAGCCCAACAGTCAAAACGCGAAGAGTGGGCACAGGGATTTATCGTTAAAGCTGAGTCTGGCTTTACGGAAGGGACTGTTGGCTTTGGTCTTGATGCCTATGCCGGGCTTGGCCTAAAGCTTGATTCATCTGCCGACCGTACAGGCAGCGGCCTGTTACCCGGAGCTATTGGCACTGAAGCACCAGACGACTACTCCGAAGCCACCGCAACGGCCAAAGTCAGAATATCCAAGACGATTGGCAAGATCGGCGGTTTAACGCCAAAACTGCCTACCATCTCGGCAAACGACTCCCGCCTGCTGCCGCAAACCTTTCTCGGCGGGCATATCAACTCTCAAGAAATTGCCGGCTTGAATATTGATGGCGGTGTGATCAAAGAACAGAACCAACGTGATTCATCCAACTTTGAAGACCTGAGCATCAACGGTGGCGGCAAGCGCAATTTTAATCTGGGAGGCAGCGAAGCCGACGATTTCAATTTTGCCGGGGTCTCCTACAAATGGACTGACAACCTCACTACTGGCTACAACTACGGCGAGCTGGAAGAGATCTACAAACAGCACATCGTTAACCTGGTCCACGTGTTACCGATTGGCGACAAGCAAAGCTTGAAGACTGACCTGCGCTATGCACGCTCCACGGACGACGGCAACACTAACGTCGACAACAACGCATTTGGCGCCATGTTTACCTACGCCCTGGGCTCTAGCAGCTTCGGCCTGGGTTACCAGTCAATGAGTGGCGATACCGGCTACGCCTACATCAACGGCACCGATCCGTTCTTGGTCAACTATGTACAAATTGGCGATTTTGCCAACAAAGACGAGAAGTCCTGGCAAGCACGCTTTGACTACAACTTTGCGGGTCTGGGGGTTCCCGGCCTGACCTTCATGACGCGCTATATCAGCGGTGACAATATCGACCAACTGAGTGCAGCGACTGATGAAGACGGCAAGGAATGGGAACGCAACACCGACATTGCTTACGTCTTCCAAGACGGCCCGCTGAAGAACCTGGGAGTCAAATGGAGGAACGCAACTGTACGCAACAACTTCGCTAACGACATGGATGAAAACCGCCTAATCGTCAGCTACACGCTGGCCTTGCAATAA
- a CDS encoding chemotaxis protein CheV — MSAVLGDSLSLLLFRLHSGRLLGINLLKVNEIIACPVLTKLPNRHPHVRGIASLRGASLTVIDLARAIGERGNNATNEGCLIVTELSRSRQGLHVQAVERIVQCSTRDVKPPPAGSGNRAFITGVTQIDGAIVQVLDIEKVLHDIAPAEPEELDDSLISSADLKMLEGRRVLVVDDSHVALHQTVNTLRKLGLDCQSVRSAASAFAVLQEQHQKGMPIEVLVSDIEMPEMDGYSLVREIRKTADISDTYVLLHTSLDSTMNTEKARSVGANDMLTKFSTVDLSNALVRAFQALE; from the coding sequence GTGAGTGCAGTTTTGGGAGATTCCTTATCGCTGCTGTTGTTTCGCCTGCACAGTGGTCGTTTGCTGGGGATTAACCTGCTCAAGGTTAATGAAATCATTGCTTGCCCTGTGTTGACCAAGTTACCTAATCGTCATCCGCATGTGCGTGGTATTGCGAGTTTGCGTGGCGCTTCATTGACCGTGATTGATCTGGCGCGGGCGATTGGTGAGCGCGGTAATAACGCCACGAACGAGGGCTGCTTGATCGTCACCGAGTTAAGTCGTTCGCGTCAGGGCCTGCATGTGCAGGCCGTTGAGCGCATCGTGCAGTGCTCAACTCGCGATGTTAAGCCACCGCCAGCAGGCTCAGGTAACCGTGCTTTTATTACGGGCGTGACGCAGATCGACGGGGCAATCGTACAGGTGCTCGATATCGAAAAAGTTCTGCATGATATTGCACCTGCAGAGCCCGAGGAGCTCGATGATTCACTGATATCCAGTGCTGATTTAAAAATGCTCGAAGGGCGTCGGGTGCTGGTGGTCGATGACTCGCATGTGGCACTGCATCAGACGGTAAATACCTTGCGTAAACTCGGTCTTGATTGTCAGTCAGTGCGCAGCGCTGCCAGTGCATTTGCGGTATTGCAGGAACAGCATCAAAAGGGCATGCCGATTGAGGTTTTGGTTTCAGATATTGAAATGCCAGAGATGGATGGCTACAGCCTGGTGCGTGAAATTCGCAAGACTGCGGACATTAGCGACACCTACGTGCTGTTGCACACTTCGCTCGACAGCACCATGAACACTGAGAAAGCGCGCTCAGTGGGGGCCAACGATATGCTGACCAAGTTCTCAACGGTAGATTTGAGTAATGCGCTGGTGAGAGCGTTCCAAGCGCTCGAATAA
- a CDS encoding DUF1499 domain-containing protein, translated as MNAGRFEPCPSSPNCVNSQATDSEHKIAPLALNGSPAETQARLLLVIAEQPRATLTKAEGNYLRFEFTSALMRFVDDVEFLIGSQSVEVRSASRLGYSDMGVNRQRIETIREALAKGPPEKGSERR; from the coding sequence GTGAATGCGGGGCGCTTTGAGCCATGCCCCAGCTCACCAAATTGCGTAAACAGCCAAGCGACAGACAGCGAACATAAAATCGCACCACTGGCGCTCAATGGCAGCCCAGCTGAAACCCAAGCACGGCTGTTGCTAGTCATCGCCGAGCAGCCGCGCGCGACACTTACCAAAGCCGAGGGTAATTATCTGCGGTTTGAGTTCACCAGCGCGCTGATGCGCTTTGTCGATGACGTTGAGTTTCTGATCGGCAGCCAATCCGTCGAAGTGCGTTCAGCATCGCGTCTGGGCTATTCCGATATGGGTGTGAATCGACAACGGATTGAGACCATCCGCGAAGCATTAGCCAAGGGACCCCCTGAAAAAGGTAGCGAGCGACGATAG
- the mobA gene encoding molybdenum cofactor guanylyltransferase MobA, which yields MSTRTQFNQCSILILAGGRGQRMGGRDKGLLLWRDKPLIAWLHDLVRPLSDDLIISCNRNSGDYARYADQLVADDDSDFQGPLAGIRAGLKVACHEHVLVLPCDAPMLDLKLLKDLQKLAGDVPAVVRQGEYLEPLFSVIPRQLSNQLETAWLAGERSPQRWLRSLDPRVLDCPDHDPRLANMNTPELLNTTIK from the coding sequence ATGTCAACTCGGACCCAGTTTAATCAGTGCTCAATCCTGATCCTTGCGGGTGGCCGTGGTCAGCGTATGGGCGGTCGTGACAAAGGGCTGTTGCTGTGGCGTGATAAGCCATTGATTGCGTGGCTGCATGATCTGGTGCGCCCGCTTAGCGATGACTTGATCATCTCGTGTAACCGCAATAGCGGCGATTACGCACGCTATGCAGATCAGTTGGTTGCCGATGATGACAGCGACTTCCAGGGACCGCTGGCCGGCATCCGCGCGGGGCTGAAGGTTGCCTGTCATGAGCACGTGCTGGTCCTGCCCTGCGACGCGCCAATGCTCGACCTGAAACTACTCAAGGATCTACAAAAACTCGCTGGCGATGTTCCGGCTGTCGTGCGCCAGGGTGAGTACCTTGAACCCTTGTTCAGCGTGATTCCACGCCAGTTGAGCAACCAGCTGGAGACAGCATGGCTCGCCGGTGAGCGCAGTCCGCAACGCTGGTTGCGCAGCCTTGATCCACGCGTTCTTGACTGCCCCGATCACGACCCGCGCTTAGCCAACATGAACACCCCGGAACTCCTCAACACCACTATCAAGTGA
- a CDS encoding pirin family protein: MIEVRAFADLGGAEHGWLNARHHFSFAEYYDPQRMSWGDLRVWNDDEIAAHSGFPPHPHRDMEIITYVRQGAITHKDNLGNHGRTEAGDVQVMSAGTGIAHSEFNLEDTTTKIFQIWITPNQFDSPPSWGAKPFPKGDRAGSFVTLASGNTEDKDALPIRANARVAAATLKAGQTTEYVLGADRKAYLVASTGAFEINGVAAKTRDGVAVRDVEVLTVTASEDTEIVLVDVA; the protein is encoded by the coding sequence ATGATTGAAGTTCGAGCTTTTGCGGACCTCGGCGGCGCCGAGCATGGTTGGTTGAATGCACGTCACCACTTTTCTTTCGCTGAGTACTATGATCCGCAGCGCATGTCTTGGGGCGATCTACGCGTTTGGAACGATGATGAAATCGCTGCGCACTCAGGGTTTCCACCGCACCCACACCGTGACATGGAAATTATCACCTATGTTCGCCAAGGCGCGATTACCCACAAGGATAACTTGGGTAACCATGGTCGCACTGAAGCCGGTGATGTGCAGGTGATGAGTGCGGGCACCGGTATTGCCCACAGCGAATTCAACCTGGAAGACACCACCACTAAAATCTTCCAGATTTGGATCACCCCGAATCAGTTTGACTCACCCCCATCATGGGGAGCCAAGCCGTTTCCTAAAGGCGACCGCGCTGGCAGTTTTGTGACATTGGCAAGTGGTAACACTGAGGATAAAGACGCGTTGCCTATCCGGGCAAATGCACGCGTTGCAGCTGCGACGCTGAAAGCCGGGCAAACGACTGAATATGTGCTCGGCGCTGACCGCAAAGCCTATCTAGTTGCTTCTACAGGCGCCTTTGAGATCAACGGCGTCGCAGCTAAAACCCGAGATGGCGTTGCTGTTCGTGACGTTGAAGTACTCACTGTGACCGCTAGCGAAGACACTGAAATTGTCTTGGTCGACGTTGCATAA
- a CDS encoding chemotaxis protein CheV, whose amino-acid sequence MAGILDSVDQRTQLVGENRLEILMFRLNGRQLFAINVFKVQEVLHMPKLTLMPNRHRCVCGVVNLRGKTIPVIDLSQAIGMRPIVPTEQSTIIVTEYNRSVQAFLVGGVERIINLNWEAVLPPPGGAGRQHYLTAITKVDEQLVEIIDVEMVLAEIVPYSAKISSERLSDPLLHKAQGREVLLVDDSSVALSQLRETLGQLGVKMHVASDGLKALNMLKGWADAGEVLTDKLLMVFTDAEMPEMDGYRLTTEIRQDPRMAGLYIVLHTSLSGSFNDAMVKKVGCDNFLSKFQPDKLVDVVRQRLELDV is encoded by the coding sequence GTGGCCGGAATTCTAGATTCGGTAGACCAACGCACGCAGTTGGTGGGTGAAAATCGTCTGGAAATTCTGATGTTCCGTTTGAACGGGCGTCAGCTGTTTGCGATTAACGTTTTCAAAGTGCAGGAAGTCCTGCACATGCCCAAATTAACCTTGATGCCAAACCGTCATCGGTGTGTCTGTGGGGTGGTTAATCTACGGGGTAAAACCATACCAGTGATCGACCTGTCACAGGCGATCGGTATGCGTCCGATTGTGCCGACCGAACAAAGCACCATCATCGTCACGGAATACAACCGCTCAGTTCAGGCGTTTCTGGTAGGTGGCGTCGAGCGCATCATCAATCTTAATTGGGAGGCTGTTCTGCCACCACCAGGCGGAGCAGGGCGTCAGCATTACTTGACGGCAATAACCAAGGTTGATGAACAGCTGGTTGAAATCATCGATGTTGAGATGGTCTTGGCTGAAATTGTCCCTTACAGCGCGAAAATTTCCAGCGAACGCCTGAGTGACCCACTGTTACACAAAGCGCAGGGTCGCGAGGTACTGCTGGTCGATGACTCCAGTGTGGCGTTATCTCAGTTGCGTGAGACCCTCGGTCAACTCGGCGTCAAGATGCACGTTGCCAGCGATGGCTTAAAGGCTTTGAACATGCTCAAAGGCTGGGCGGACGCAGGTGAAGTGCTTACTGATAAATTACTGATGGTGTTCACCGATGCCGAGATGCCAGAGATGGACGGCTATCGCCTCACTACTGAAATCCGCCAGGACCCGCGCATGGCGGGTTTGTATATCGTATTGCACACCTCGCTATCGGGCAGCTTTAACGATGCCATGGTGAAGAAGGTGGGTTGCGACAACTTCTTGTCGAAATTCCAACCTGACAAGTTAGTGGATGTTGTACGTCAGCGCCTTGAGCTAGACGTTTAA
- a CDS encoding YgdI/YgdR family lipoprotein: protein MSQRTIAALFLTLGLATLAGCASPTVITLNDGREIQTVDEPDYDDESGFYEFEQLDGKRARVNKDEVRTVKEL from the coding sequence ATGAGCCAACGGACAATCGCAGCATTATTCCTGACTCTGGGCCTTGCGACTCTGGCAGGCTGCGCTTCACCGACGGTAATAACCCTCAACGACGGTCGTGAAATCCAGACTGTTGATGAGCCTGATTACGATGACGAGTCAGGCTTCTACGAATTTGAGCAACTTGATGGCAAGCGTGCTCGCGTCAATAAAGATGAAGTTCGCACCGTTAAAGAGCTGTAA
- a CDS encoding glutaredoxin family protein: protein MLPECQLFGTLGCHLCEVAEALLMPFVEHGLLVELVDIADDPVWVERYGLLIPVLRRCDTGAELNWPFEAEQVVAFLS from the coding sequence ATGCTGCCCGAATGCCAACTGTTTGGCACCCTTGGTTGCCATTTATGTGAAGTGGCCGAGGCACTGTTAATGCCTTTTGTTGAGCATGGTCTGCTAGTTGAATTAGTGGATATTGCAGATGACCCGGTATGGGTCGAACGCTATGGCTTGCTGATTCCGGTATTGCGTCGTTGTGACACTGGGGCCGAATTGAACTGGCCATTTGAAGCTGAGCAAGTGGTTGCTTTTCTGAGCTGA
- a CDS encoding AraC family transcriptional regulator codes for MNSLGFTAAPALLKYLRHAEFLGLDADQALQAANLSREDLSDNAKRIPSDNHERLLKYFLMHSDDLLFGLNSARYVQPGSWSVLGYITLNCATLGEAISRIVPYEKLVGDMGVSRVESHTEQTRLIWSCRHDEPLIRRHMVENVLASWLLYARWIADKDYSPAAVWFEHPQPDGVHSEAYQAAFGCPVLFEQPCNALIIPNQLLAIELRQADPNLLRTLEEHALALMAKFDDEQPLPARVKGALRLLLKDGLPRKERVAERFDMTVRTLQRHLQQAGTSYQLILDELRQELAEHYLLRSDLPVQDIASYLGFSESRSFHRSFKIWTGQTPGEYRLTHRPKG; via the coding sequence ATGAACAGTCTTGGTTTCACCGCCGCGCCCGCCCTGCTTAAATACCTGCGCCATGCAGAGTTCTTAGGCCTTGATGCTGATCAGGCATTGCAGGCTGCAAACTTGTCGCGTGAAGACCTCAGTGACAACGCCAAGCGCATCCCCAGCGACAACCATGAGCGCTTGCTCAAGTATTTTCTCATGCACTCCGATGACCTGTTATTCGGCCTGAACAGTGCCCGCTATGTACAACCGGGATCGTGGAGTGTGCTCGGTTACATCACCCTAAACTGTGCAACCCTGGGTGAAGCGATTAGCCGAATCGTGCCCTATGAAAAACTGGTCGGTGACATGGGCGTCAGCCGAGTTGAAAGCCATACAGAGCAAACCCGATTGATCTGGAGTTGCCGCCATGATGAACCGCTGATACGTCGGCACATGGTTGAAAATGTTCTGGCATCCTGGCTGCTGTACGCCCGCTGGATAGCTGACAAGGACTACTCACCAGCCGCAGTATGGTTTGAGCATCCCCAACCAGATGGCGTACACAGTGAAGCCTACCAAGCTGCATTTGGCTGCCCAGTATTATTTGAGCAACCCTGCAATGCACTGATAATCCCCAATCAATTACTTGCAATTGAGCTGCGCCAAGCAGACCCGAACCTGCTGCGTACGCTGGAAGAACATGCGCTGGCGTTGATGGCAAAATTCGATGATGAGCAGCCACTCCCTGCACGGGTAAAGGGCGCCCTGCGCTTGCTACTCAAAGACGGTTTACCCCGTAAAGAGCGAGTTGCAGAACGCTTCGACATGACCGTGCGCACCTTGCAACGGCATCTGCAGCAAGCAGGCACAAGCTATCAATTGATACTCGATGAATTGCGCCAGGAGCTTGCTGAGCATTATTTACTGCGCAGCGACTTACCCGTGCAAGACATTGCCAGCTACCTTGGCTTCAGTGAGTCGAGATCGTTTCACCGCAGTTTTAAAATCTGGACTGGGCAAACACCGGGCGAGTATCGACTGACACATCGCCCAAAGGGTTAG
- a CDS encoding MOSC domain-containing protein has protein sequence MFRLSGLYRYPLKSGAAELLQSTQLDSLGVQGDRRWMVVDAQSGRFITQRLLGQMNQIKAHWQSPGELLLSAPGMPDLQVAVPQDSEDLRGVHIWRDSLRVPDAGDGAAQWLSQFLQRECRLVYVAPERARQIDPVYAEIGQKVAFADGFPLLLIGQSSLDDLSKRVGRDLEMLRFRPNVVVEGSEPYAEDSWKRIAIGGIEFKVAKGCSRCIMTTLDPATGERSADREPLTTLKTYRQIEGDVFFGQNLIALSSGKLDLGMPVEVLE, from the coding sequence ATGTTTCGTCTCTCTGGTTTGTATCGTTACCCACTTAAGTCTGGCGCTGCCGAATTGCTGCAAAGCACCCAGCTTGACTCTTTAGGTGTGCAAGGTGATCGCCGTTGGATGGTAGTTGATGCGCAGAGCGGGCGCTTTATTACCCAGCGTCTTTTAGGCCAGATGAATCAGATAAAAGCTCACTGGCAAAGCCCCGGTGAATTGCTTTTGAGCGCACCGGGTATGCCTGACTTGCAGGTTGCCGTGCCGCAGGACAGTGAAGATTTACGCGGTGTGCATATCTGGCGCGACAGCTTGCGTGTGCCGGATGCAGGTGATGGTGCTGCACAGTGGTTGAGCCAGTTTTTGCAGCGTGAATGCCGGTTGGTGTACGTCGCGCCAGAACGGGCCAGACAGATCGACCCGGTGTATGCAGAGATCGGCCAAAAAGTAGCTTTCGCTGACGGTTTCCCTTTGCTGTTGATTGGCCAATCCTCGCTGGATGATTTATCCAAGCGGGTGGGGCGTGATTTGGAAATGCTGCGCTTTCGTCCCAACGTGGTGGTCGAAGGCAGCGAGCCATACGCTGAGGATAGCTGGAAGCGTATCGCAATCGGGGGCATCGAGTTCAAGGTCGCCAAGGGTTGCTCGCGTTGCATCATGACCACCCTTGACCCGGCAACAGGCGAGCGCAGTGCGGATCGTGAGCCGTTGACCACACTAAAAACCTATCGTCAGATAGAAGGTGATGTGTTCTTTGGACAAAACCTGATTGCTTTGAGCTCGGGTAAGCTTGATCTGGGTATGCCGGTTGAGGTGCTTGAATAG
- the moaB gene encoding molybdenum cofactor biosynthesis protein B, which translates to MGHKLDTSFVPLNIAVLTVSDTRSLDNDTSGQTLVDRLEAAGHNLAARVLLKDDLYKIRAQVATWIAEELVQVVLITGGTGFTGRDSTPEAVSCLLDKHVDGFGELFRQISVPDIGTSTIQSRALAGLANGTLVCCLPGSTNACRTAWDGILAEQLDASHRPCNFVPHLKQAAACESRG; encoded by the coding sequence ATGGGCCACAAACTCGACACCTCATTTGTCCCGCTGAACATTGCAGTATTGACCGTCAGCGACACGCGCAGCCTCGACAACGATACTTCGGGACAGACTTTGGTTGATCGTCTGGAAGCTGCCGGTCACAACTTGGCTGCCCGGGTGTTGCTTAAAGACGATCTGTACAAGATCCGTGCACAAGTCGCGACATGGATTGCCGAAGAGCTGGTGCAAGTTGTGCTGATCACTGGCGGTACGGGGTTCACCGGGCGCGATAGCACACCCGAAGCCGTGAGCTGTTTGCTGGACAAGCACGTCGATGGTTTTGGTGAGTTGTTCCGGCAGATTTCTGTGCCTGATATTGGCACCTCGACCATTCAATCCAGAGCTTTGGCTGGCTTGGCTAACGGCACGCTGGTGTGCTGCTTGCCGGGTTCGACAAATGCTTGTCGTACCGCTTGGGATGGGATTCTTGCTGAGCAACTGGATGCCAGCCATCGCCCCTGCAACTTTGTCCCGCACCTGAAACAAGCCGCTGCGTGCGAGAGCCGTGGATGA
- the yegS gene encoding lipid kinase YegS, whose protein sequence is MSERKALLILHGKQALNEALRTAIHAKREQGWEIAVRVTWEAGDAQRIAREALAAGYPTLIAGGGDGTLRAVAEVIALADSDASLVLLGLGTANDFATAAGVPVDIQEALDLLDHEPTPIDLGEVNEHIFLNMATGGFGTSVTTNTPEDLKKMLGGAAYFLTGLSRFAEVRTAFGRFKGPDFSWEGEFLALGIGNGSQAGGGHVLCPNARIDDGLLDVCIVPAAPDMVGTLGTMLSGSMNGVESVSQGARVAWLEVEAPEGLDLNLDGEPMNATKLRFKALEKALRVHLPVYSPLLSRS, encoded by the coding sequence ATGAGTGAACGCAAAGCGCTGTTGATTTTGCATGGCAAGCAGGCGCTGAACGAAGCGCTACGCACTGCTATCCACGCTAAACGCGAGCAGGGCTGGGAGATCGCGGTAAGAGTCACCTGGGAAGCTGGCGATGCTCAACGTATAGCCCGTGAAGCGCTTGCGGCTGGCTACCCGACGTTGATTGCTGGTGGTGGTGATGGCACCTTGCGTGCGGTTGCCGAAGTGATTGCGCTCGCAGACAGCGATGCCAGTTTGGTTCTTCTCGGTCTGGGTACGGCCAACGACTTTGCGACCGCGGCCGGGGTGCCAGTGGATATACAGGAGGCGCTTGATTTACTCGACCATGAGCCGACGCCCATTGATCTGGGTGAGGTCAATGAGCACATATTCCTGAACATGGCCACTGGCGGTTTTGGCACCAGTGTCACGACGAATACCCCGGAAGATTTAAAAAAGATGCTCGGTGGGGCAGCCTATTTTTTGACTGGGTTAAGTCGCTTTGCCGAAGTGCGCACGGCGTTCGGGCGTTTTAAAGGCCCGGATTTCAGTTGGGAAGGCGAGTTTTTAGCATTAGGTATTGGTAACGGTTCCCAAGCGGGCGGAGGGCATGTGTTGTGCCCGAATGCGCGTATTGATGATGGCTTGCTGGATGTCTGCATCGTGCCTGCCGCGCCAGACATGGTCGGCACGCTGGGCACGATGCTGTCAGGCTCAATGAATGGTGTCGAAAGTGTTTCGCAGGGGGCGCGTGTTGCCTGGCTCGAAGTTGAAGCGCCAGAAGGGCTTGATCTCAACCTTGATGGCGAGCCGATGAACGCCACGAAGCTGCGCTTCAAAGCGCTTGAGAAAGCGCTACGTGTTCATTTGCCGGTCTATTCGCCGTTATTGAGCCGTTCTTGA
- the glp gene encoding gephyrin-like molybdotransferase Glp codes for MSSCDQPGLLPVEVALERLMALADAAPIEQTESVKLAEADGRVLAEALVSSLDLPPWANSAMDGYALRLADWQGEPLRVSQRILAGTLPQPLEPGTCARIFTGAPLPAGTDVVEMQENVQLGDDQRVSFSQRMLVGQNIRAQGQETKVGDCVLPAGTRLGPIELGLAASLGAGSLQVYKRVRVAVLSTGDELIEPGQALGPGQIYNSNRRLLCTWLQRLGCDVIDAGILADDLQLTRDALAALNDVDLILSTGGVSVGEADFLGAALREEGELALWKLAIKPGKPLTFGAFRGVPVLGLPGNPASTLVTFGLLARPYLLRRMGVARVEPLGFPMPAGFAWSKVGNRREYVRARIENGRVVMHPNQSSGVLRSAAWAEGLAEVLEGKALAEGDSVRFIPMSEILG; via the coding sequence ATGAGCAGCTGTGATCAACCCGGATTATTGCCGGTAGAAGTTGCTTTAGAGCGCTTGATGGCGTTGGCCGATGCTGCGCCGATTGAGCAGACTGAGTCGGTCAAGCTGGCTGAGGCTGACGGTCGTGTGTTGGCTGAGGCGCTCGTTTCATCATTGGATCTGCCGCCATGGGCAAACAGTGCAATGGATGGTTATGCACTGCGTTTGGCCGACTGGCAGGGTGAGCCATTGCGGGTCAGTCAACGGATTCTTGCGGGCACATTACCGCAACCGCTTGAGCCTGGTACCTGTGCCCGGATCTTCACCGGCGCGCCATTGCCAGCGGGTACCGATGTGGTTGAGATGCAAGAGAATGTGCAGCTTGGCGATGATCAACGTGTCAGCTTTAGCCAGCGTATGCTTGTGGGCCAAAACATTCGCGCCCAAGGCCAGGAAACCAAGGTCGGCGACTGCGTATTGCCTGCAGGTACTCGGTTGGGGCCGATTGAACTGGGCTTGGCCGCATCTCTCGGCGCGGGCAGCTTGCAGGTATACAAGCGAGTTCGGGTTGCCGTGCTGTCGACCGGCGATGAGTTGATCGAGCCAGGGCAAGCACTTGGCCCCGGACAGATCTACAACAGTAATCGTCGCTTGCTCTGTACTTGGTTGCAGCGTTTAGGGTGTGACGTGATTGACGCGGGAATACTCGCTGATGATCTGCAACTGACGCGAGATGCACTTGCAGCGCTCAACGATGTTGACTTGATTCTCTCAACCGGAGGGGTGTCGGTGGGAGAGGCTGACTTTCTCGGCGCGGCACTGCGTGAAGAGGGCGAGTTAGCGCTTTGGAAGCTGGCGATCAAACCAGGAAAGCCGCTGACCTTTGGTGCCTTCCGTGGCGTGCCGGTGTTGGGTTTGCCGGGTAACCCGGCTTCGACGCTGGTGACCTTTGGTTTGCTGGCACGCCCATATTTACTGCGGCGCATGGGTGTTGCCAGGGTTGAGCCACTGGGTTTTCCAATGCCCGCTGGATTCGCTTGGAGTAAGGTGGGTAATCGCCGTGAGTACGTGCGTGCGCGAATTGAAAATGGCCGGGTGGTGATGCACCCGAATCAAAGCTCGGGCGTGCTGCGCAGTGCGGCTTGGGCTGAAGGATTGGCGGAGGTGCTCGAGGGCAAAGCCTTGGCTGAAGGTGATAGCGTGCGCTTTATTCCAATGAGTGAAATTCTCGGTTAA